One Sanguibacter sp. HDW7 DNA window includes the following coding sequences:
- a CDS encoding chemotaxis response regulator protein-glutamate methylesterase — MPIRVLVVDDSVVIRRLLVQALESETDVEVVGTASDGARALLKAEQLRPDAITMDIEMPEMDGVTAVRELRRRGVRVPIVMFSTLTARGASSTLDALAAGASDYVTKPSNVGSLAEALSRVAGELVPKLRALVGRGTRPTALAPAGARPALGAAPARATVPAPAPAPALGGLRGVSVRRTPAVLPPAPTHPVRAVVVGSSTGGPEALSRVVGGLRRPLPVPMIVTQHMPPLFTAQLALRLDRLGPSTVVEASDGDVLRPGHVYVAPGDFHLELAGTATAARIVLTQSPPVNFCRPSVDVMVRSALSVLGPHLLGVVLTGMGQDGAAAAAELVEAGGTMISQDEATSVVWGMPGAVAAAGSTHRILPLDVVADAIMSRCADSGAFTVGGAS, encoded by the coding sequence GTGCCGATACGGGTTCTTGTCGTCGACGACTCCGTCGTCATCCGCAGGCTCCTCGTCCAGGCTCTCGAGTCCGAGACGGACGTCGAGGTCGTGGGGACCGCCTCTGATGGTGCCCGCGCGCTCCTCAAGGCGGAGCAGCTGCGCCCGGACGCCATCACGATGGACATCGAGATGCCGGAGATGGACGGCGTGACGGCCGTCCGTGAGCTGCGCCGCCGCGGTGTGCGTGTGCCGATCGTCATGTTCTCGACGCTCACGGCCCGTGGCGCGTCGTCGACGCTCGACGCGCTCGCGGCGGGCGCGAGCGACTATGTGACGAAGCCTTCGAACGTCGGGTCGCTCGCGGAGGCGCTCTCGCGGGTCGCGGGCGAGCTCGTGCCCAAGCTGCGTGCTCTCGTGGGGCGTGGAACGCGCCCCACGGCACTTGCGCCCGCCGGGGCACGCCCCGCCCTGGGCGCGGCCCCGGCCCGTGCGACGGTTCCTGCCCCCGCCCCTGCCCCGGCCCTCGGGGGTCTGCGCGGGGTCTCGGTGCGACGCACCCCGGCCGTCCTGCCGCCAGCGCCGACGCACCCGGTGCGTGCGGTCGTCGTGGGTTCGTCGACAGGTGGTCCCGAGGCGCTCTCGCGCGTGGTCGGCGGGCTGCGTCGTCCGCTGCCCGTGCCGATGATCGTCACGCAGCACATGCCTCCGCTCTTCACGGCGCAGCTCGCGCTGCGCCTCGACCGGCTCGGCCCGTCAACCGTCGTCGAGGCGTCCGACGGCGACGTCCTGCGACCGGGTCACGTGTACGTCGCACCGGGCGACTTCCACCTCGAGCTCGCGGGGACGGCGACCGCGGCGCGCATCGTGCTCACGCAGAGCCCGCCCGTGAACTTCTGCCGGCCGAGCGTCGACGTCATGGTGCGGTCCGCGCTCTCGGTTCTGGGCCCGCACCTGCTCGGCGTCGTGCTCACGGGCATGGGGCAGGACGGCGCTGCAGCCGCCGCCGAGCTCGTCGAGGCGGGTGGCACGATGATCTCGCAGGACGAGGCGACGTCCGTCGTCTGGGGGATGCCCGGTGCGGTCGCTGCCGCGGGCTCGACGCACCGGATCCTGCCGCTCGACGTGGTCGCGGACGCGATCATGTCCAGGTGTGCCGACTCCGGCGCCTTCACGGTGGGAGGCGCGTCATGA
- the csrA gene encoding carbon storage regulator CsrA has translation MLVLSRKVGESVLIGDDIVVTVVELRGDAVRLGIDAPRSTRVHRAEVAVAVSDANAAASAVDVSDDDVRDIFGGLQRPE, from the coding sequence ATGCTGGTGCTGAGTCGCAAGGTCGGTGAGAGTGTGCTCATCGGTGACGACATCGTCGTGACGGTGGTCGAGCTGCGCGGAGACGCGGTGCGCCTCGGCATCGACGCCCCCCGGTCGACGAGGGTGCACCGTGCGGAGGTTGCTGTCGCGGTGTCGGACGCGAACGCGGCCGCGAGCGCGGTCGACGTGAGCGACGACGACGTGCGCGACATCTTCGGCGGGCTGCAGCGTCCGGAGTAG
- a CDS encoding gluconokinase — translation MAHGTPPAPRPRIVVMGVSGCGKSTVATLLAARLGVQFVDADDLHPDANVARMSAGIPLTDDDRAPWLDLVAATLVAAPDGLVVACSALRRTYRDRLRAGAPGTTHVHLDGAPELLAARLGARTDHFMPSSLLGTQLATLEALADDEVGIRLDVAATPDELADAAADWWRAANLRQ, via the coding sequence GTGGCACACGGAACCCCGCCCGCACCGCGCCCACGGATCGTCGTCATGGGCGTCTCCGGCTGCGGCAAGTCGACGGTCGCGACGCTCCTCGCCGCACGTCTCGGCGTGCAGTTCGTCGACGCCGACGACCTCCACCCCGATGCGAACGTCGCGCGCATGAGCGCGGGCATCCCCCTCACCGACGACGACCGCGCACCCTGGCTCGACCTCGTGGCCGCGACCCTCGTCGCGGCCCCCGACGGCCTCGTCGTCGCGTGCTCAGCCCTGCGCCGCACCTACCGAGACCGCCTGCGGGCGGGCGCTCCGGGCACCACCCACGTCCACCTCGACGGCGCGCCCGAGCTCCTCGCCGCACGCCTCGGCGCCCGCACCGACCACTTCATGCCCTCGTCGCTGCTCGGTACACAGCTCGCGACGCTCGAGGCCCTCGCGGACGACGAGGTCGGGATCAGGCTCGACGTCGCCGCGACACCCGACGAGCTCGCAGACGCGGCCGCCGACTGGTGGAGGGCCGCGAACCTCCGGCAGTGA
- a CDS encoding protein-glutamate O-methyltransferase CheR — translation MTLTLDSFEFVADLVRRRSAISLGPGKEYLVESRLAPLARERGDDVEGFVRRLRQGSDLGLQEAVVEAMTTNETSWFRDHQPFDALRSMIVPMLLEGRVVPRLDVWSAACSTGQEPYSIVMMLDELLPEHALVNVTATDLSNEVLDKARSGSYTQLEVNRGLPAPYLVKHFRREGAAWTIDARMRQRVRFLRHNLLDAPPAGGPFDVVFLRNVLIYFDLPVKQQILRRMAQVMRPGGFLVLGAAETTVGVDDAWERVPVGRTSVYRLGPGRTS, via the coding sequence ATGACGCTCACCCTCGACTCGTTCGAGTTCGTCGCCGATCTCGTGCGGCGGCGCTCGGCCATCAGCCTGGGCCCGGGCAAGGAGTACCTCGTCGAGTCTCGTCTCGCGCCGCTCGCGCGCGAGCGGGGGGACGATGTCGAGGGCTTCGTGCGCCGGCTGCGCCAGGGGAGCGACCTCGGGCTGCAGGAGGCGGTGGTCGAGGCGATGACGACCAACGAGACGTCGTGGTTCCGTGACCACCAGCCGTTCGACGCGCTGCGCTCGATGATCGTGCCGATGCTCCTCGAGGGGCGGGTCGTGCCGCGCCTCGACGTGTGGTCGGCGGCGTGCTCGACGGGTCAGGAGCCGTACTCGATCGTCATGATGCTCGACGAGCTGCTGCCTGAGCACGCGCTGGTCAACGTCACGGCGACGGACCTGTCGAACGAGGTGCTCGACAAGGCGCGTTCGGGCTCGTACACGCAGCTCGAGGTCAACCGCGGTCTGCCGGCCCCGTACCTCGTCAAGCACTTCCGGCGCGAGGGCGCGGCCTGGACGATCGACGCGCGGATGCGCCAGCGCGTGCGGTTCCTGCGGCACAACCTGCTCGACGCGCCTCCCGCGGGCGGGCCGTTCGACGTCGTGTTCCTGCGCAACGTCCTCATCTATTTCGACCTCCCGGTCAAGCAGCAGATCCTGCGCCGCATGGCGCAGGTGATGCGACCCGGAGGGTTCCTCGTCCTCGGCGCCGCCGAGACGACAGTCGGCGTCGACGACGCGTGGGAACGCGTCCCGGTCGGCCGCACGTCCGTGTACCGCCTGGGCCCAGGGAGGACCTCATGA
- a CDS encoding chemotaxis protein CheW, protein MTTQLVTFEIDGATYGVPVSLVQETLGHQPRTLVPLAQPGVAGLVNLRGQVVLTVDLRPMLGLVPLGPGAEAMMVVVKVDGEAVSLLVDAVGEVLDVDDATYEAVPETLGAAMRALVVGVHKLDGKLLLLLDVVAALALQPADELVS, encoded by the coding sequence GTGACGACCCAGCTCGTGACCTTCGAGATCGACGGCGCGACGTACGGCGTGCCTGTCTCTCTCGTGCAGGAGACGCTCGGCCACCAGCCGCGCACGCTCGTGCCGCTCGCGCAGCCCGGTGTCGCCGGGCTCGTCAACCTGCGTGGTCAGGTCGTCCTCACGGTTGACCTGCGCCCGATGCTCGGGCTCGTACCGCTCGGGCCGGGCGCCGAGGCGATGATGGTCGTCGTCAAGGTCGACGGTGAGGCGGTGAGCCTCCTCGTCGACGCGGTGGGCGAGGTGCTCGACGTTGACGACGCGACGTACGAGGCCGTCCCGGAGACGCTTGGTGCGGCGATGCGTGCGCTCGTCGTCGGCGTGCACAAGCTCGACGGGAAGCTGCTGCTCCTGCTCGACGTCGTCGCTGCGCTCGCGCTGCAGCCTGCCGACGAGCTGGTGTCGTGA
- a CDS encoding chemotaxis protein CheX, giving the protein MTVIDAAAATPETVVAIAQDVFAALVDDGEVLVHEGATPDGWTDPVSAWVDMRSEGVPGAVRTGVVAERGDVEALVRALLREPDDAVVSHEDVVDAFGEIANVVGGNVKALLPALATLSLPQVAEGQVAAEGVLVVRVPLVWRGRVVVVSLAHVA; this is encoded by the coding sequence ATGACGGTCATCGACGCTGCGGCGGCGACGCCGGAGACGGTCGTCGCGATCGCGCAGGACGTGTTCGCTGCGCTCGTGGACGACGGTGAGGTCCTCGTGCACGAGGGCGCGACCCCGGACGGATGGACGGACCCGGTCTCGGCCTGGGTCGATATGCGGTCGGAAGGGGTCCCGGGCGCTGTGCGCACGGGTGTCGTCGCGGAGCGCGGGGACGTCGAGGCGCTCGTGCGTGCGCTGCTGCGCGAGCCGGACGACGCCGTCGTGTCCCACGAGGACGTCGTCGACGCGTTCGGCGAGATCGCGAACGTCGTCGGAGGGAATGTGAAGGCCCTGCTGCCGGCGCTCGCGACGCTCTCGCTGCCGCAGGTCGCCGAGGGGCAGGTCGCTGCCGAGGGCGTGCTCGTCGTGCGGGTCCCGCTCGTGTGGCGTGGTCGCGTGGTGGTCGTCTCGCTCGCTCACGTCGCGTGA
- a CDS encoding NCS2 family permease, producing MRGMTSSPSTVAPASAIDRFFKISERGSTIGAEIRGGLVTFLAMAYIIALNPLILGGVPDSTGAFLGGADDNLAKIAAVTALAAGVLSILMGLVANFPMALAAGLGLNAVVAFQIAGMPKMTWADAMGIVVLEGLVILVLVLTGFRTAVFKAVPRTLKTAISVGIGLFIALIGFVNAGFVRQGGGTPLELGIGGSLQTWPVVVFVVGLTVAVVLTARNVRGALLIAIVSATVVALVIEKVAGLGPAVVNPKGWHQNVPALDGSPVAVPDFSLVGNFSLFGAFGKIGVVSVLLLVFALLLADFFDTMGTMVAVGSEAKLLDADGNPPKATQILVVDSVAAAVGGMASASSNTSYVESTTGVAAGARTGLAAVVTGVCFLLATFLAPLVNLIPNEAAAPALVIVGYLMMTQVLDIDWKSPDIAIPAFLTLAIMPFAYSITAGIGVGFIAHVVIKTATGKVRSVHPLMWVASAMFVVYFTLVPLQVLLGI from the coding sequence ATGCGGGGCATGACTTCCTCCCCCTCCACGGTCGCGCCCGCAAGCGCGATCGACCGCTTCTTCAAGATCTCCGAGCGCGGCTCGACGATCGGTGCGGAGATCCGCGGCGGCCTCGTGACCTTCCTCGCGATGGCGTACATCATCGCCCTCAACCCGCTCATCCTCGGTGGTGTCCCGGACAGCACCGGCGCCTTCCTCGGTGGTGCGGACGACAACCTCGCGAAGATCGCTGCGGTGACCGCGCTCGCGGCCGGCGTGCTGTCGATCCTCATGGGCCTCGTGGCGAACTTCCCCATGGCGCTCGCCGCCGGTCTCGGCCTCAACGCGGTCGTCGCCTTCCAGATCGCCGGTATGCCGAAGATGACCTGGGCCGACGCGATGGGCATCGTCGTCCTCGAGGGTCTCGTCATCCTCGTGCTCGTCCTCACGGGCTTCCGCACCGCAGTGTTCAAGGCGGTCCCGCGCACGCTCAAGACGGCGATCTCGGTGGGCATCGGCCTGTTCATCGCGCTCATCGGCTTCGTCAACGCGGGCTTCGTCCGTCAGGGTGGCGGCACGCCGCTCGAGCTCGGCATCGGTGGTTCGCTGCAGACCTGGCCCGTCGTCGTCTTCGTCGTCGGCCTCACGGTCGCGGTCGTCCTCACGGCGCGCAACGTCCGCGGTGCGCTGCTCATCGCGATCGTCTCGGCGACGGTCGTCGCGCTCGTCATCGAGAAGGTCGCGGGCCTCGGCCCCGCGGTCGTCAACCCCAAGGGCTGGCACCAGAACGTCCCGGCGCTCGACGGCTCGCCCGTCGCCGTTCCGGACTTCTCGCTCGTCGGCAACTTCTCGCTCTTCGGCGCGTTCGGCAAGATCGGCGTCGTCTCGGTGCTGCTCCTCGTCTTCGCCCTCCTGCTCGCGGACTTCTTCGACACGATGGGCACGATGGTCGCGGTCGGCTCGGAGGCCAAGCTGCTCGACGCCGACGGCAACCCGCCCAAGGCGACGCAGATCCTCGTCGTCGACTCCGTCGCCGCCGCGGTCGGCGGCATGGCCTCGGCGTCGTCGAACACGAGCTACGTCGAGTCGACGACGGGTGTCGCTGCAGGTGCCCGCACGGGTCTCGCGGCAGTCGTCACGGGCGTCTGCTTCCTGCTGGCGACGTTCCTCGCGCCGCTCGTCAACCTCATCCCCAACGAGGCGGCCGCCCCGGCGCTCGTCATCGTCGGTTACCTCATGATGACGCAGGTCCTCGACATCGACTGGAAGTCGCCGGACATCGCGATCCCCGCGTTCCTCACCCTCGCGATCATGCCGTTCGCGTACTCGATCACTGCGGGCATCGGCGTCGGCTTCATCGCCCACGTCGTCATCAAGACGGCGACGGGCAAGGTCCGCAGCGTGCACCCGCTCATGTGGGTCGCCTCGGCGATGTTCGTCGTGTATTTCACGCTCGTTCCGCTGCAGGTCCTGCTGGGCATCTGA
- a CDS encoding response regulator: protein MKALVIDDSRTMRRIVAGVVRDLGFEVVEAADGQEALARMEDSGPVALCCIDWNMPVMNGLEFVQAVRARREWRETTLMMVTTESEHGQIVKALAAGAHEYVIKPFSPDAIRDKLDWLGLLPQEVS, encoded by the coding sequence ATGAAGGCGTTGGTGATCGACGACTCGCGCACGATGCGCAGGATCGTCGCGGGGGTGGTGCGCGATCTCGGGTTCGAGGTCGTCGAGGCTGCTGACGGTCAGGAGGCGCTCGCGCGCATGGAGGACTCCGGTCCTGTCGCGCTGTGCTGCATCGACTGGAACATGCCCGTGATGAACGGCCTGGAGTTCGTCCAGGCTGTCCGGGCGCGCCGCGAGTGGCGCGAGACGACGCTCATGATGGTGACGACCGAGTCGGAGCACGGGCAGATCGTCAAGGCTCTCGCCGCGGGTGCGCACGAGTACGTCATCAAGCCGTTCAGCCCGGACGCGATCCGGGACAAGCTCGACTGGCTCGGGCTGCTGCCGCAGGAGGTGTCATGA
- a CDS encoding response regulator, with translation MSLYVMVADDSRVMRQIVVRTLRQAGYDWEILEAVDGQDAFDKARAEQPDFVLSDWNMPGLTGIELLRALRAAGDDVPFAFITSEGSAEMRAQAEEAGALFLVSKPFTPEAFRDAIEPVLA, from the coding sequence ATGAGCCTGTATGTCATGGTCGCTGACGACTCGCGCGTCATGAGGCAGATCGTCGTGCGGACGCTGCGTCAGGCGGGGTACGACTGGGAGATCCTCGAGGCTGTCGACGGGCAGGACGCGTTCGACAAGGCGCGCGCCGAGCAGCCCGACTTCGTCCTCTCGGACTGGAACATGCCCGGTCTCACGGGCATCGAGCTGCTGAGGGCGCTGCGCGCTGCGGGCGACGACGTGCCGTTCGCGTTCATCACGTCGGAGGGGTCGGCGGAGATGCGGGCCCAGGCCGAGGAGGCGGGGGCGCTGTTCCTCGTGTCGAAGCCGTTCACCCCGGAGGCGTTCCGCGACGCGATCGAGCCGGTGCTCGCATGA
- a CDS encoding chemotaxis protein CheA, with product MEGIDEIVREFLIESTENLDQLDRDLVALESDPGSRELLGSIFRTIHTIKGTSGFLSFHALESVTHVGESLLVELRGGERQMDQPTTDVLLEMVDTVRAILERIEESSLEDGVETEAVVARIQRMLDGVAEPVDASEPAVAAERVDAVVPEDVAEPVEELVAVAAAPTQAAVSVATATPVVGASRVAPRSRGARADVHAATTTVAQPPAQVAGGATRSASVETSIRVDVELLDELMRQVGELVIVRNQIAQNTGRDTDPELLRSAQRLSTIATELQEGVMKTRMQPIEHVWSKMPRVVRDLANGAGKQVDLEMVGGETELDRSLLEAVKDPLTHLVRNAVDHGIETPEQREAAGKPRPGRLVMRAYHAGGQVVVEVRDDGRGIDPEKVAAKALQRGLRTVEQLDAMSVSELQSLVFLPGFSTAETVTNVSGRGVGMDVVRANLEEIGGQVDVESEVGTGTVWRLRIPLTLAIMPALTVVSGTEIYAIPQVSLLELVALDTARTVGSIEHVGASEVYRLRGELLPLVRLRDVLRTPGDAGSSMVIAVLRADNLRFGLVVDRVLNTEEIVVKPLASQLRAAATYAGATLMGNGRVALILDVQAIARRSLVADLVEQVGTVVSAAVTTTSTRDLLVVALDENRRAAIPLDAVTRLEQIDPSRIEVAGHREVLRYRGAILPVLRLSSVLGAEPAGEGPLDVVVFTRGARSVAMVVGAIVEIVADTSEERRVADTHGIVELVSLGGRVTELVDLPVVLGSADPGYFSDPLPVDGDVDADSLMAVAS from the coding sequence ATGGAAGGCATCGACGAGATCGTCCGAGAGTTCCTCATCGAGAGCACCGAGAACCTCGACCAGCTCGACCGGGACCTTGTCGCGCTGGAGTCCGACCCCGGATCGCGCGAGCTGCTCGGCTCGATCTTCCGGACGATCCACACGATCAAGGGCACGAGCGGCTTCCTGTCGTTCCATGCGCTCGAGTCGGTGACGCACGTCGGCGAGTCGCTCCTCGTCGAGCTGCGTGGGGGCGAGCGTCAGATGGACCAGCCGACGACGGACGTGCTGCTCGAGATGGTCGACACGGTGCGGGCGATCCTCGAGCGCATCGAGGAGTCGAGCCTCGAGGACGGCGTCGAGACCGAGGCCGTCGTCGCGCGGATCCAGCGGATGCTCGACGGCGTCGCGGAGCCTGTCGACGCGAGCGAGCCCGCCGTCGCGGCGGAGCGGGTCGACGCGGTGGTCCCCGAGGACGTGGCCGAGCCGGTCGAGGAGCTCGTGGCCGTCGCCGCGGCCCCGACGCAGGCCGCGGTCTCCGTCGCCACCGCAACCCCTGTCGTCGGAGCGTCCCGGGTCGCCCCGCGCTCGCGCGGCGCGCGCGCGGACGTGCACGCGGCCACGACCACGGTCGCCCAGCCCCCGGCCCAGGTCGCAGGCGGTGCGACGCGCTCGGCGAGCGTCGAGACGTCGATCCGTGTCGACGTCGAGCTGCTCGACGAGCTCATGCGGCAGGTGGGCGAGCTCGTCATCGTGCGCAACCAGATCGCGCAGAACACGGGCCGGGACACGGACCCGGAGCTCCTGCGCTCGGCGCAGCGCCTCTCGACGATCGCGACCGAGCTGCAGGAGGGCGTCATGAAGACGCGCATGCAGCCGATCGAGCACGTGTGGTCGAAGATGCCGCGCGTCGTGCGCGACCTCGCGAACGGGGCAGGCAAGCAGGTCGACCTTGAGATGGTCGGTGGCGAGACGGAGCTCGACCGGTCGCTCCTCGAGGCTGTCAAGGACCCGCTCACGCACCTCGTGCGCAACGCGGTCGACCACGGCATCGAGACGCCCGAGCAGCGCGAGGCTGCGGGCAAGCCCCGTCCGGGCCGCCTCGTCATGCGTGCCTACCACGCGGGCGGTCAGGTCGTCGTGGAGGTGAGGGACGACGGTCGTGGGATCGACCCGGAGAAGGTTGCGGCGAAGGCCCTCCAGCGTGGCCTGCGCACGGTCGAGCAGCTCGACGCGATGAGCGTCTCGGAGCTGCAGTCCCTCGTCTTCCTGCCGGGCTTCTCGACCGCGGAGACCGTGACGAACGTGTCGGGCCGCGGCGTCGGCATGGATGTCGTCCGCGCGAACCTCGAGGAGATCGGCGGTCAGGTCGACGTCGAGTCCGAGGTCGGCACGGGTACCGTGTGGCGGTTGCGGATCCCGTTGACGCTCGCGATCATGCCGGCGCTCACGGTCGTCTCAGGCACCGAGATCTACGCGATCCCGCAGGTGAGCCTTCTCGAGCTCGTCGCGCTTGACACGGCCCGCACGGTGGGCTCGATCGAGCACGTCGGTGCGTCGGAGGTCTACCGGCTGCGCGGCGAGCTGCTGCCGCTCGTGCGGCTGCGCGACGTGCTGCGCACGCCCGGCGACGCTGGCTCCTCGATGGTCATCGCGGTGCTGCGTGCCGACAACCTGCGCTTTGGCCTCGTGGTCGACCGCGTTCTCAACACCGAGGAGATCGTCGTCAAGCCGCTCGCCTCGCAGCTGCGCGCCGCGGCGACGTACGCGGGGGCGACGCTCATGGGCAACGGACGTGTCGCGCTCATCCTCGACGTCCAGGCGATCGCGCGCCGGTCGCTCGTCGCGGACCTCGTCGAACAGGTCGGCACGGTCGTATCCGCGGCCGTGACGACGACGTCGACGCGGGACCTCCTCGTCGTCGCGCTCGACGAGAACCGCCGGGCGGCGATCCCGCTCGACGCGGTGACGCGCCTCGAGCAGATCGACCCGTCGCGCATCGAGGTCGCGGGCCACCGTGAGGTGCTGCGCTATCGCGGCGCAATCCTGCCGGTGCTACGCCTGTCGTCCGTGCTCGGAGCTGAGCCGGCGGGAGAGGGGCCGCTCGACGTCGTCGTCTTCACGCGTGGCGCGCGATCAGTCGCGATGGTCGTCGGGGCGATCGTCGAGATCGTCGCGGACACCTCCGAAGAGCGGCGGGTGGCCGACACGCACGGCATCGTCGAGCTCGTGTCGCTCGGCGGCCGTGTCACGGAGCTCGTCGACCTCCCCGTCGTCCTCGGCTCGGCCGATCCCGGCTACTTCTCCGACCCTCTTCCCGTCGACGGAGACGTCGACGCCGACTCGCTCATGGCGGTGGCCTCGTGA
- a CDS encoding methyl-accepting chemotaxis protein codes for MTRPRASLAPLLSRLDPRAPARLVRQRVRRPGPAGDVAPAGAASADAEPAHVLSDEQPVSAHGSPVPAGTAILPDAPVVALTRLTLRGQMVALVVVAALCLAALGFTGIAQVTALSDATKDLARTSSQVAMPVARLRAQAERSSALIAQASATSNVLTLYGLLDELNKNDVVVAESVSALQEVLDPAVLGPVADAVGRTSEVRAELMELLGSGSTDFGPHYQGEYVPLVATLGTELDALESLMDSRLEESVTAASATVRRALVVVLVVLLAGFAGTALVALRVTRRIRRDVGDLQRSIESIAEGDLTRGPRVTTRDELGRAADALNTARASLGQLLAGVRETTDLVIEGAGRVETGTAQAGSAAASASEQAGTVAGEAGEVRSSVVTAAEGTEQLGVSIREIARSASEAAQMASAAGDVTSSTVATVLELERASEEIGEVVGAITRIAKQTNLLALNATIEAARAGAAGRGFAVVADEVKELSLVTERQAQDIGDRVGAIQAGTAQTVRRIEEVRDMVARISDMQTTIASAVEEQTATSAELGGSVGRASTGADRIAEAIASVAEATRMSSAVAQELRPEAEHLAGAARGLRERVDAFVF; via the coding sequence GTGACGCGCCCGCGTGCGTCCCTCGCACCTCTGCTGTCCCGGCTGGACCCGCGTGCACCGGCCCGGCTCGTGCGGCAGCGTGTGCGTCGTCCGGGCCCGGCCGGTGACGTGGCTCCCGCAGGCGCCGCGTCCGCGGACGCGGAGCCCGCGCACGTGCTCTCCGACGAACAGCCCGTGTCCGCGCACGGGTCACCCGTCCCTGCAGGGACGGCGATCCTGCCGGACGCACCCGTCGTCGCCCTGACACGGCTGACGCTCCGCGGCCAGATGGTCGCGCTCGTCGTGGTGGCAGCACTGTGCCTCGCGGCGCTCGGGTTCACGGGTATCGCACAGGTGACCGCGCTCTCGGACGCGACGAAGGATCTCGCTCGCACGAGCTCGCAGGTCGCGATGCCCGTGGCGCGGTTGCGTGCGCAGGCCGAGAGGTCGAGCGCGCTCATCGCGCAGGCGTCGGCGACGTCGAACGTCCTGACCCTCTACGGGCTCCTCGACGAGCTCAACAAGAACGACGTCGTCGTCGCGGAGTCGGTCTCTGCGCTCCAGGAGGTCCTCGATCCCGCCGTCCTCGGCCCGGTCGCGGACGCCGTCGGGCGCACGAGCGAGGTGCGGGCCGAGCTCATGGAGCTGCTCGGGAGCGGCAGCACGGACTTCGGACCGCACTACCAGGGCGAGTACGTGCCGCTCGTCGCGACGCTCGGCACGGAGCTCGACGCGCTCGAGAGCCTCATGGACTCCCGTCTCGAGGAGTCCGTGACCGCCGCGTCGGCGACGGTGCGGCGCGCTCTCGTCGTCGTGCTCGTCGTGCTGCTTGCCGGGTTCGCCGGGACAGCGCTCGTCGCGTTGCGCGTGACGCGGCGCATCCGCCGCGACGTCGGCGACCTCCAGCGCTCGATCGAGTCGATCGCCGAGGGCGACCTCACGCGGGGGCCGCGCGTCACGACGCGTGACGAGCTGGGCCGGGCCGCGGACGCGCTCAACACGGCGCGTGCGTCGCTCGGGCAGCTCCTCGCGGGGGTCCGGGAGACGACGGACCTCGTCATCGAGGGCGCGGGCAGGGTCGAGACCGGTACGGCCCAGGCCGGCTCGGCGGCGGCGAGCGCGTCGGAGCAGGCGGGCACGGTCGCGGGCGAGGCGGGCGAGGTGCGCTCCTCGGTCGTCACCGCGGCCGAGGGTACCGAGCAGCTCGGCGTCTCGATCCGGGAGATCGCGCGCAGCGCCTCGGAGGCTGCGCAGATGGCGTCGGCCGCGGGGGACGTCACGAGCTCGACGGTCGCGACGGTGCTCGAGCTCGAGCGTGCGAGCGAGGAGATCGGTGAGGTGGTGGGCGCGATCACGCGCATCGCCAAGCAGACGAACCTCCTGGCGCTCAACGCGACGATCGAGGCGGCGCGTGCCGGTGCGGCGGGCCGCGGGTTCGCGGTCGTCGCCGACGAGGTCAAGGAGCTCTCGCTCGTCACGGAGCGCCAGGCGCAGGACATCGGCGACCGCGTCGGCGCGATCCAGGCGGGCACGGCGCAGACCGTGCGGCGCATCGAGGAGGTGCGCGACATGGTCGCGCGCATCAGCGACATGCAGACGACGATCGCGTCGGCGGTCGAGGAGCAGACGGCGACGAGCGCGGAGCTCGGCGGCTCGGTGGGCCGGGCGTCCACGGGCGCCGACAGGATCGCGGAGGCGATCGCCTCGGTCGCGGAGGCTACGCGCATGTCGAGCGCGGTCGCGCAGGAGCTGCGGCCCGAGGCCGAGCACCTCGCGGGCGCGGCACGCGGCCTGCGGGAGCGGGTCGACGCGTTCGTCTTCTGA